A genomic region of Venturia canescens isolate UGA chromosome 7, ASM1945775v1, whole genome shotgun sequence contains the following coding sequences:
- the LOC122413013 gene encoding guanine nucleotide-binding protein subunit beta-like protein 1 yields the protein MAILPPDPIYILRGNNGPVHSLTFKITPYIEHLYAGTENGDIHIWDLKKNREALKLEDKKDPCLSLSVNDERLVAQRKGGAIDIWSADGSHWTLDQTTETTYCGFCRFQHQDHDLVLVPLKNSVIGALSLKSLDIVYELDSSLFEDQPKLGQVMAIKPINCFERNYVLASYESGHTGLWDLRERRVVGWLKINECPMAINFDDYWMRGVIGSPSDKLEIFEMSKVQALALSRQITIKNPGTSVIGSRSDSKVFAVGGWDGRLRIFSWKSLRPLVVLDQHKGSIHDIAYYHGKIEAYNSKGLMAAAGKDGTISLWDIYNQ from the exons ATGGCAATTCTTCCACCCGATCCGATTTACATTCTTCGAGGCAATAACGGGCCTGTTCACAGCCTCACCTTTAAAATTACTCCATACATCGAACATCTTTATGCAGGCACCGAAAATggagatattcatatttggGATCTTAAG aaaaatcgtgaagCATTGAAACTTGAAGACAAAAAAGATCCTTGTCTCTCTTTGAGCGTGAATGATGAACGTCTTGTTGCACAGAGAAAAGGCGGTGCAATTGATATCTGGAGCGCGGATGGATCGCACTGGACACTGGACCAAACTACCGAAACCACTTATTGTGGTTTTTGCAG atttcAACATCAGGATCATGATCTTGTACTCGTACCTCTCAAAAATTCTGTAATTGGTGCTCTGTCTCTGAAGAGTCTTGACATTGTCTACGAATTGGACAGTTCCTTATTTGAGGATCAGCCGAAATTAGGCCAAGTAATGGCGATCAAACCCATCAATTGTTTTGAGAGGAATTACGTACTTGCTTCGTACGAGAGCGGGCACACGGGTTTGTGGGATTTGAGAGAAAGACGAGTCGTTGGGTGGTTGAAAATCAACGAATGCCCGATGGCTATCAATTTTGATGACTACTGGATGAGAGGAGTCATCGGAAGTCCGAGCGATAAATTGGAG ATATTTGAGATGAGCAAAGTCCAAGCTCTCGCGCTGAGCCGtcaaataacaataaaaaatcctGGTACATCGGTCATTGGCTCACGATCTGATTCCAAAGTGTTTGCGGTCGGAGGATGGGATGGACGTCTACGTATATTTTCGTGGAAGAGTCTTCGACCTCTCGTAGTGCTGGATCAGCACAAAGGATCGATTCACGACATTGCATATTACCATGGTAAAATCGAGGCTTACAACAGTAAAGGTTTGATGGCCGCAGCTGGGAAAGACGGAACAATTTCATTGTGGGATATTTACAATCAATGA
- the LOC122412932 gene encoding histone chaperone rtt106-like yields the protein MRKVKILEKMLDIDDDDEADLEIFNITLDDEIEEVEIIPGWLINRKIFVNAGSASNMNKRLNTLMSALWSKDEMDKLVVKKRRKRDHGKREITTMEIKKLMYACIKLQSIKELPMEGVDSIVNIRAMISNKLKNDRYNNNRAKKKATKKARKNGAAASNHSGDEDDDDIQDDDADGDDSGGNNVDTDDNSDDDDLNIDDDDNNVDVYDYNSDNDN from the exons ATGAGAAAGgtgaaaatattggaaaaaatgttggatatagatgatgatgatgaagcagacttggaaatattcaatatcaCGTTAGATGATGAAATCGAGgaagtcgaaataattccTGGATGGTTAATTAACCGGAAAATATTTGTCAACGCGGGATCTGCTTCAAACATGAACAAAAGACTAAATACCTTGATGTCAGCTTTGTGGAGCAAAGATGAGATGGACAAATTAGTCGttaaaaagaggagaaaacgtGATCATGGGAAACGTGAAATAACTACAATGGAAATTAAAAAGTTGATGT ATGCCTGTATCAAGCTGCAATCCATAAAAGAACTCCCGATGGAAGGAGTGGACTCCATCGTCAATATAAGAGCGATGATTTcgaacaaattaaaaaacgacCGCTATAATAATAACcgcgcaaaaaaaaaagctacGAAGAAGGCACGAAAAAATGGAGCGGCTGCATCTAATCATTCCggcgacgaagacgacgatgatATCCAAGACGACGATGCCGACGGCGACGACAGCGGCGGCAACAACGTTGATACCGACGACAACAGCGATGACGATGACCTAAACATCGACGATGACGACAACAACGTCGATGTTTACGACTATAATAGCGACAACGACAACTGA
- the LOC122413592 gene encoding uncharacterized protein yields the protein MHTASATIKGTPAFLEEYVYTTHAHFQSSMFTRTERIPKQILAVLTVTVNIGTRPESLDSARSRTFSDCKHAKRKKQKISAKICKVLGDRFSASSLQINRGFQSFFLKKVG from the exons ATGCATACTGCCAGCGCCACCATAAAGGGGACTCCGGCGTTTTTGGAGGAATACGTATACACGACACACGCTCACTTTCAAAGTAGTATGTTTACGCGCACGGAGCGAATACCAAAGCAAATACTCGCAGTACTCACAGTCACAGTCAATATCGGAACACGgcccgagtctcttgattctgCTCGCTCGCGTACCTTCTCGGATTGCAAA CAtgccaaaagaaaaaaacaaaaaatatctgcAAAAATATGTAAAGTGTTGGGAGACCGATTCAGCGCTTCAAG CTTGCAGATCAACCgaggttttcaaagttttttcctgaaaaag GTTGGCTAG